GAAGAGGCACTCCCCGTGGCGGTTGTAATAATTCCTTGAGTTCTCAAGCTTGAGCCTCGCCTTCAGCGGTATGAACGGAAGCGCGTAGAGCTGGCCGTGGGGGTGTATGAGGCTTACCCCGATTTCCTCGCCCTTGTTCCTGAAGATGGCGAGGTAGGCAACTTTGGGATTTTTCTTTAATTCCTCAGTTACATTTTTCCATAATTTAACAACCTTGGCCATCTGCTCGTGAGTGAGCCAGTCGAGGTCCTTGAGGTCGTGCTCCGGGGTTTCCACTATCACGCTGCACTGGCCGATGGCGCGGGCCTTCTTGTAGAACCCAGCGTTTTCTGGCCTTGGTGCGTCGAAGGAGAGCATCGGGAAGCGGTTCGGCAGGATAAGGACTTCCCAGCCGTAGCCGGTCTCCTCACTCCCTGGGCAGAAGGGGCAGTAATCCTTGGGCCTCCAAGGCCTCTTTTTTCTCACCGCCGATACCATTACCCACTGTCCTGTTAAAGGGTTGTAGCGGAGTTCTCTCATCCTACCACCGCAAGTTTAATTAGTTTTAAGCTTATTATATTTTCCGGGTGAAACCATGGCCCTAAAGTTCCCGGAGGGTTTCCTTTTTGGCACCGCAACCGCCGCACACCAGATAGAGGGCGAAAACCGCTGGAACGACTGGTGGTACTACGAGCAAATAGGGAAACTTCCATACAAATCAGGCAAAGCCTGCAACCACTGGGAGAAATACGAAGAGGACATTGGGCTTATGGCTGAACTCGGCTACAACGCGTACCGCTTCTCAATAGAGTGGAGCCGGATTTTCCCGGAGGAGGGCAGATTGAACGAAGATGCCCTCAACCGCTATACTGAAATCCTTGAGCTGCTCCGCAGGAAGGGCATAGAGCCGAACGTGACACTGCACCACTTCACCTCGCCGTTGTGGTTCATGAAGAAGGGGGGCTTCCTCAGGGAGGAGAACCTCAAATACTGGGAGAAGTACGTGGAAACCGTTGCCGACATCCTGAAGGGGGTAAAACTCGTCGCGACCTTCAACGAGCCGATGGTATACGTCATGATGGGCTACCTGACCGCCTACTGGCCGCCTTTCGTCAAGAGTGCATTCAAAGCGTTTAAAGTCGCTGCTAACCTGCTCAAGGCACATGCAATTGCCTACGAGACGCTCCACGGCAGTTTCAACGTGGGCATCGTCAAGAACGTCCCAGTAATGCTTCCCGCGAGCGATAGCGAGAGGGACAGAAAAGCTGCTCAGAAGGCGGACAACCTCTTCAACTGGAACTTCATGGACGCGATATGGAGCGGGAACTTCAGGGGAGCCTTTAAATCCTACAGAGTCCCGGAGAGCGACGTTGACTTCATCGGGATAAACTACTACACTGCGGCGGAGGTAAGGCACAGCTGGAACCCGCTGAAGTTCTTCTTTGATGCCAGGGACGCCGAAATCGGGGACAGAAAGACCCAGATGGGGTGGAGCGTTTATCCCGAGGGCATATATCGGGTCATCAGCAAAATGGCCGGTTACAAAAAGCCCATGTACATAACGGAGAACGGCATAGCAACCCTCGACGACGAGTGGAGGAAGGAGTTCATAGTCCAGCATCTCCAGTACGTGCACAAGGCCATAAGCGAGGGCTATGACGTCAGGGGCTATTTCTACTGGTCGCTAATGGACAACTACGAGTGGAGAGAAGGGTTTGAGCCGAGGTTTGGCCTCATAGAGGTGGACTACGACACCTTCGAAAGGAAGCCGAGGGAGAGCGCGTACCTTTACGGAGAGATAGCGAAGAAAGGAGAGATAGGAGAGGAACTCATTAAAAAATATGGCTTAAAGGGCCTTTGAGGCCTTAAGTTCCTCTGCCCTCTTTCTCAGTATTTCCTTTACCGCGTCCCTGTCCTCTGGGTAGCTCTTTCTTATCCACAGCCACACCAGTGCGCAGGGTATCCAGAACAGCGCGCCTATGAGGAGGGTGTACTGGTAGGCCAGGGCCTTGCTGTATCCCATGCCCTTTAGGACCTCGATGAGGAAGCCGCCGAACAGCGGCCCCGTGGCTTTTCCAACGTTGTCGAGGATGTTGAAGAGGCCGAAAACCGTGCCCCTGTCCTCAGGCAGGTTGACCTGGGACACTATGGCCCTGACGTTCGGCCCCGCATAGGAAACGAACTGGACGAAGAGGACGGAGTAAATGGCTATTCCAACCCAGTGCTGGAGGGTTAGCTTGCTCGGGAGCGGGTAGAGGATTATCCCTATAGCGGCAAGCATGCCTATGAAGATGGCGAGGCCCGTTATGACTGCCCTTCCTCCCCTCTGTCTTGCCTCAAAGTAGTCGCCGACGAAGCCGCCGAGGAGGCTCCCAACGACGCTGGAGATTCCGATTATCAGGAGGACGAAAGTTGCAGTGGTCTTGTCCATTCCCCTTGTGACCCGAAGAAACGAGACGAGCCAGTACATTATGACGCCCCACGGCACGGTTCCTATTATGCCCTGCAGGAAGATGAGGATGTTCGTCTTTGTCTGTAAGGACTTTTTGATGGCCTCCCAGTTCAGGCGGTAGGTGTACTCATAGCCAGCTTCGAGGACTTCCCTTAGCTCTTTCTCGCCTTCCCCCCTCTTCGGCTCCTCGGCGATTATGTAGAAGAGCGGCGCCAGTATAAAGTTCGGAACGGCCGCGATTATGAACGGTGTTCTCCAGCTCGCTATCATGCCCGCCACTATCATTCCAAAGAGCGTTCCAAAACCGAAGGCCGTCTCGATATACGAGTAGCCCCTGCCGCGCTTCTCCTCCTCAAACATATCCGCTATGAGGGAGTATCCGATGGGTATTATCGAGCCTATGCCTATTCCCGTGAGGAGCCTCATGGCCAAGAGCTGGTAGTAGCTGTTGACGTAGGCCGTAAGGAAGCACGGGATTTCACCGAGGAGGACGCCTATCACGAGGAGCTTCTTTCTCTGTCCAATGTCCGACAGGAAGCCCCAGAGCATCGTCATTATAGCGCTCGTGGCAACGAATATCGTTGAAACAAGCCCCATCTGGGTTTCACTTATGCCGAACTCCGCCATTATCTCCTCGTAGTTTGGGGGAAGCAGGTTCTGGTCGGCCATCAAAAACGCCGCCATCAACACAAGCAAAACAATAGAGACCTTTCTGCGCAGGTTCCTCATTCTTCACCCCTCCATGATTTATAAATCGCCCGGAAGGCATCGAGCCTCCTCTCGGGGAGGGGCTCCCAGCCCCGGGCATCGCTGTTTTCAGCAAGGAAGGCGAGCTCCCCTTTAGCAGAGGGCGTGAGCATGTTGAGCCGCGCGTTGCCCCCGTCCTCCGTCCAAATCCTCAGGCTCTTGTCGGGGGCCCAGCTTGAGGTTCTCAGGTAGAGCTCCTTCCCGCTGTGCCTCATCCTGGACGGAAGGCAGGGCTCCGTCCCGAGTTCCTCGAGAAGTTCGAGGAGGCCTTTAACGTCCATCCTCCTCCCGGCCAGGTCGCGGTAGCCTATGAACTCTATGTCAGTGCCGTAGAGGAGCACGTCGTCCTTTTCCCTGAGCCAGCCGGCGACCTTTTTGGGGCTCATGAGGGGGAAGCGCCCTATGCCGAGCATCACCGCCGTGTTGATTGCAACCCAGACCGGCACGGCCTCGATGTCTTTGACGGCCTTCAGGGTGACTTTGCCCCCAAAGGCCAGGCCTATCGCCTTCTTCAGCTCCCTGAGGCCGAGGAGGTAGTTTAGGTACACGTTCCCCTCTCCCCGCTGGGCCTTTATTAGGTGCGGATAGAGGGGTTTTATCGGTTTTACCACGGAGTTGAGGTGGTTCGAGAGGAGCATTGCCTCGCCGTCGGCGAAGAGGTACTCATAGCCGTTATCCCTCAGAATGGCCGGGATTATGGGGTCGTAGGCAAGCTCGGGCAACCAGAATCCCCTCGGGGAGACCCCAAAGAGCTCTTCCTTGATTTCCCTGTCCCTCACCACCTGGGCCTCCACCCTGTCGAGGGGGAGGAGAGGAAGAATGGCGTGGGTGTAAGATGTTCCGATGATTTCTATGAGGCCGGTTTCTATTCCATCGCGGATAAGGGAAAGAACCTCCTCGGAGAGAAGGCCGAGGGTGTAGCCCGTCACGTTGAGGCCGAAGGGGACTTCCGCCTTCAGGAGCTCGTTGAGGACGGGGAGATAGGCCTTTTCAATGACCTTTGGGATTTCTGCCTTGGGAATCTCCGCGTACTGCAGGTTGCCGTGAAAAACGAGGGCCCTCATTCACTCCACCCCGTCCGAAGGCTCAACGACGAAGTATTCGGCCCTCCACGGGAAGGCCCTCTGGTACTCCCCCAAAATTGCCCTTCCAAGCTCCTCTGCCCTTTCCCTGTCCACGAGGGCTATCGCAGAACCACCGAAGCCCGCCCCCGTGAGCCTCGCGCCGTAAGCTCCAAGCTCGTTCGCCTTCCGCACGAAGAAGTCGAGCTCGTCGCTGCTCACCCCGTAGTTCTTCGCTATGTCCCAGTGCGCCCTCGTGAGGATTTCCCCGACCGTCGTGATGTCGCCCTCCTTCAGCGCGTCCCTGACCTCGAGCACGCGCCTGTTTTCCCTCACGATGTAGCCCAGATAGCGGGCGTAGAGGGCCGGGAGCCTTGAGACTTCTTCCTCGCTCACTTCCTTCGAAGTCCTCTTTCCAAGGAGGCGCAGGGCCTCTTCAGCCACCTCTTTCCTCTCGGCGTAGGCGGAAGAGGCGAGCTCCCTCTTGACGCCGGTGTAGAAGACGAGAACCGAAACGTCTTCGGGGAAGGGTATGTACTCGTATTCGAGCGTGTCGGTGTCGAGAAAGATCACGTGACCCTTTTTCCCGAAGGCTATTGAAAACTGGTCGAGTATCCCGCAGGGGACGCCCACAAACTCGTTCTCGGCCTTCTTGGCCAGCAGGACCATTTCAAGTCTGGACAGATTTAAGTTGTATGCCTTATTCAAGAAGGCCACCACAGCTAGCTCAAAGCTCGCCGATGAGCTCAGCCCGGCCCCTAGGGGAAGGTTGCCGCCTACTCTGCCATGAATCCCGCCCGGTTTATATCCCTCCTCAAAGAGGGCCCAGTAGACTCCCTTGACATAGTCCATCCAGGAGCCTTCCCTAACGAGCTCATTCAGGGAGAACGCCTTCTCCTCGTTAAAGTGCTCCGAATAAAGCTTCACGTCCCCTGCCTTCTCCCCCTCAATGACCGTGTAGAGGTTTACTGCCATTGGCATTACGTAGCCAAAGGTGTAATCCGTATGCTCCCCTATCAGGTTGACTCTCCCTGGAGACAGCACCCTCATGGCAATACCCCAGAGGTTTATCATTTTCGAGTATAAAATTTTTTCCATTAAGGACTTCCTTCGTGCAGCAACGAACATCAATGGCCTCTATGGGGGAAAGTTGTCAAAAGGCAGTCCGAGCATTTTTAAGTTCAGGGTTTCCATTGAAATTTGGGGTCATGAGAAAATTTCATGGCCTTTAACTACTCAACAAAAGCCGTAGAAGGTTTGGAGGGGGAAGAATGGGCGAGAAAGTCACAAAGGGCGTCCAAATTTTACGGGGAGACCCTAAAAAAGCCATAATAAAGCTCTCAATACCCATGATGATAGGCATGTCCGTCCAGACGGTTTACAATCTGGCCGATGGTATATGGGTCTCCGGCCTTGGCCCTGAGGCGCTGGCTGCGGTGGGTCTGTTTTTCCCGGTTTTCATGGGTATAATAGCCCTTTCCTCCGGCCTCGGAATAGGTGCGAGCTCGGCGATAGCGAGAAGGATAGGGGCTAAAGACAAAAAGGGCGCCGACAATGCCGCGATACACTCCCTGATTTTAGCCCTCATCCTTGGCATTCTGCTGACCGTTACCATGCTCCCCATCATAGGTCAGATTCTGACGGCCATGGGCGCAAAGGGCAGGGCTGTTGAACTTGCCATTGAGTACTCACGCGTCCTCCTGATAGGTGCGGTGGTTATGGTTTTCAACAACGTTGGCAACGGGATTCTAAGGGGAGAGGGAGACGCGAACAGGGCTATGTATGCCATGGTCCTCGGCTCGGGTCTGAACATAGTCCTCGACCCGGTATTCATCTACACCCTTGGTTTTGGAGTAGTTGGGGCAGCCTACGCCACGCTCCTTTCGATGATCGTGACGTCTCTCTTCATAGCATACTGGCTCTTCATAAAGCGCGATACCTATGTGGACATAACCCTGAGGGACTTCTCTCCCAGCAAGGAAGTCCTGAAGGACATACTCCGCGTCGGAATCCCCTCGTCGCTTGCACAGCTCACGATGTCCATAGCTATGTTCTTCCTCAACAGGATAGCTATCATGGCAGGGGGCGAAAACGGGGTTGCGGTGTTCACGAGTGCGTGGCGCGTCACGATGCTCGGGATAGTGCCCATCCTCGGAATGGCTTCCGCCACGACAGCGGTTACGGGAGCCGCCTATGGCGAAAGGAACATCCAAAAGCTCGAAACTGCTTACTTGTATGCCATAAAGCTCGCCTTTATGATAGAGCTCGGGGTCGTGGCGTTCATAATGGTATTTGCCCCTCAGATCTCGTACCTCTTCACCTACTCAGAATCGGCGCTCGTGATAAAAGAAGGCCTAATAGAGGCCCTCAGAACCCTTCCGATTTTTCTCGTGCTCACACCATTCGGCATGATGACCTCGGCAATGTTCCAGGGAATCGGGGAGGGCGAAAAGTCCCTCGTGCTCACGATATTTCGGACGGTAGTTATGCAGGTGGGCTTTGCATACTTGTTCGCCAACTACACGGGTTTTGGCCTTATAGGGGTATGGATGGGAATCGTGCTCGGAAACATGGTGGCCGCGGTAGTTGGCTTCACCTGGGGGAGGTTGAGGGTAAAACAGCTGAAAGAGGCGTTTGGAGATTCTTAGGCCTATTATTTCATCATTTCCGAAAAGTTTTGTTTTTCCATCTCCCTCAGAAGCCTTTCAATCTGGAATATCCCCCACTTTGACTTTTCCACTCCGCAAAAAATAAACGTCATAAAAGCCCCCGGAGAGGTTATGAAGGGGTGCTTATGGAAGCGAGAGTTTGCAAATTCTGTGCCGGGGAAAACCTGAAGGATGTTGTTAGAGCCCTTAAAGAGCGGGGCTTTAATGTGAGCGTGGCGGAATGCATAGGGCTCTGTGCAAAGTACGAGTGCGGAAACATAAACGTCATAGCCGGCAGAAGGGAGATATCCGTCAAGAGCTTAGATGAGTTCATAGAGGCCCTGGAGGGATGAAAATGGTGAAGGCCCTTGTGATAATCTCCAGCAGCGATGACAAAGCCCTCGTTGGTTTTATGTGGTCTACAAACGCCCTCAAATACAAGTGGGTGGAAGACGTTGAGGTGATACTCTTCGGCCCCATCGAGAAGGCCGTGGCGGAGGGGGATGAACGTTTTCTCCCATGGATCGAGAAGCTTAAGGAGCTTGGAAAGCTCCCGATAGCCTGTAAGAGAATTGCAGAGCTCGAAGGGTTCGAGGTTTCCCTTGAAAAGCACGCCAAAGTCGAATACGTGGGCAAAATAATTGCAGAGTATTTGGAAAAAGGCTACGTTCCAATGACATTTTAATGAAAAATCCTTCAAGAAAAGCCTTTTTAACGGCGTTATTGAGCTATTTCGGGTGAACGGGGTGAGGAGAGCGCTCTTAATATTCATGCTATCGCTAATTTTCACGGGGTTCGTCTCTTCCGGTGAGATCTCCTACGGGAGGCTTGAATTCCACGACGTTTCGAGCGAGGAGGAACTTAACGCTCTCATATCCGCCCATGAGGGGGAATACTTCTTCATTTTCTACCACTCCGAGAGCTGTCCGGCCTGTCGCTATATGAAGGAGAACGTTTTTCCAACGCAGAAGGCCAAGGAAGTTCTGAGCGGCATCAACCTGGTGGCTATTGACGTCTATAAAGGGAGAGGGCTCACTACTCTGCAGTACGTTGTTAGGGGGAAGGTTCTCGTAATCCAGCCCGAGAATTCGGGCTATTACACGCCGAAGAATCCAGGGGAGAAGATAAACGTCGGCGTCCCGGGGACGCCAACGATGGTTCTCTTCAAGGTCGAGAACGGCGAGAAGGTCCTCAAGGGAGTTGCCGTTGGCGCCCTGAATCCAGATGGTTTGGAGTTCTTTATAAAAACGGCAATTGGGGATGAGCTTCAGAACTCAACCACCAACAGTACTCAGACGGAAACCGCAAAAGAAGGAGCATCCGGGGAGGAATCTTCGGGCACAAGGCTGAGCCTCGCGGTTCTTCTCCCCATTTTCTCCGCCGGGGTGCTGAGCGTCTTCTCTCCCTGCGTGCTGCCGGTTATAGCGGGGGCGCTCTCGCTCACCTTCGCGAGGAGGAAGGTAGAGGCCGTAATAGCTGGCATGGTGGCT
The sequence above is drawn from the Thermococcus pacificus genome and encodes:
- a CDS encoding polysaccharide deacetylase family protein codes for the protein MRALVFHGNLQYAEIPKAEIPKVIEKAYLPVLNELLKAEVPFGLNVTGYTLGLLSEEVLSLIRDGIETGLIEIIGTSYTHAILPLLPLDRVEAQVVRDREIKEELFGVSPRGFWLPELAYDPIIPAILRDNGYEYLFADGEAMLLSNHLNSVVKPIKPLYPHLIKAQRGEGNVYLNYLLGLRELKKAIGLAFGGKVTLKAVKDIEAVPVWVAINTAVMLGIGRFPLMSPKKVAGWLREKDDVLLYGTDIEFIGYRDLAGRRMDVKGLLELLEELGTEPCLPSRMRHSGKELYLRTSSWAPDKSLRIWTEDGGNARLNMLTPSAKGELAFLAENSDARGWEPLPERRLDAFRAIYKSWRGEE
- a CDS encoding MATE family efflux transporter, with protein sequence MGEKVTKGVQILRGDPKKAIIKLSIPMMIGMSVQTVYNLADGIWVSGLGPEALAAVGLFFPVFMGIIALSSGLGIGASSAIARRIGAKDKKGADNAAIHSLILALILGILLTVTMLPIIGQILTAMGAKGRAVELAIEYSRVLLIGAVVMVFNNVGNGILRGEGDANRAMYAMVLGSGLNIVLDPVFIYTLGFGVVGAAYATLLSMIVTSLFIAYWLFIKRDTYVDITLRDFSPSKEVLKDILRVGIPSSLAQLTMSIAMFFLNRIAIMAGGENGVAVFTSAWRVTMLGIVPILGMASATTAVTGAAYGERNIQKLETAYLYAIKLAFMIELGVVAFIMVFAPQISYLFTYSESALVIKEGLIEALRTLPIFLVLTPFGMMTSAMFQGIGEGEKSLVLTIFRTVVMQVGFAYLFANYTGFGLIGVWMGIVLGNMVAAVVGFTWGRLRVKQLKEAFGDS
- a CDS encoding galactokinase; translated protein: MRVLSPGRVNLIGEHTDYTFGYVMPMAVNLYTVIEGEKAGDVKLYSEHFNEEKAFSLNELVREGSWMDYVKGVYWALFEEGYKPGGIHGRVGGNLPLGAGLSSSASFELAVVAFLNKAYNLNLSRLEMVLLAKKAENEFVGVPCGILDQFSIAFGKKGHVIFLDTDTLEYEYIPFPEDVSVLVFYTGVKRELASSAYAERKEVAEEALRLLGKRTSKEVSEEEVSRLPALYARYLGYIVRENRRVLEVRDALKEGDITTVGEILTRAHWDIAKNYGVSSDELDFFVRKANELGAYGARLTGAGFGGSAIALVDRERAEELGRAILGEYQRAFPWRAEYFVVEPSDGVE
- a CDS encoding glycoside hydrolase family 1 protein; its protein translation is MALKFPEGFLFGTATAAHQIEGENRWNDWWYYEQIGKLPYKSGKACNHWEKYEEDIGLMAELGYNAYRFSIEWSRIFPEEGRLNEDALNRYTEILELLRRKGIEPNVTLHHFTSPLWFMKKGGFLREENLKYWEKYVETVADILKGVKLVATFNEPMVYVMMGYLTAYWPPFVKSAFKAFKVAANLLKAHAIAYETLHGSFNVGIVKNVPVMLPASDSERDRKAAQKADNLFNWNFMDAIWSGNFRGAFKSYRVPESDVDFIGINYYTAAEVRHSWNPLKFFFDARDAEIGDRKTQMGWSVYPEGIYRVISKMAGYKKPMYITENGIATLDDEWRKEFIVQHLQYVHKAISEGYDVRGYFYWSLMDNYEWREGFEPRFGLIEVDYDTFERKPRESAYLYGEIAKKGEIGEELIKKYGLKGL
- a CDS encoding MFS transporter, whose amino-acid sequence is MRNLRRKVSIVLLVLMAAFLMADQNLLPPNYEEIMAEFGISETQMGLVSTIFVATSAIMTMLWGFLSDIGQRKKLLVIGVLLGEIPCFLTAYVNSYYQLLAMRLLTGIGIGSIIPIGYSLIADMFEEEKRGRGYSYIETAFGFGTLFGMIVAGMIASWRTPFIIAAVPNFILAPLFYIIAEEPKRGEGEKELREVLEAGYEYTYRLNWEAIKKSLQTKTNILIFLQGIIGTVPWGVIMYWLVSFLRVTRGMDKTTATFVLLIIGISSVVGSLLGGFVGDYFEARQRGGRAVITGLAIFIGMLAAIGIILYPLPSKLTLQHWVGIAIYSVLFVQFVSYAGPNVRAIVSQVNLPEDRGTVFGLFNILDNVGKATGPLFGGFLIEVLKGMGYSKALAYQYTLLIGALFWIPCALVWLWIRKSYPEDRDAVKEILRKRAEELKASKAL
- a CDS encoding cytochrome c biogenesis protein CcdA, translated to MNGVRRALLIFMLSLIFTGFVSSGEISYGRLEFHDVSSEEELNALISAHEGEYFFIFYHSESCPACRYMKENVFPTQKAKEVLSGINLVAIDVYKGRGLTTLQYVVRGKVLVIQPENSGYYTPKNPGEKINVGVPGTPTMVLFKVENGEKVLKGVAVGALNPDGLEFFIKTAIGDELQNSTTNSTQTETAKEGASGEESSGTRLSLAVLLPIFSAGVLSVFSPCVLPVIAGALSLTFARRKVEAVIAGMVASFALLGALVGSLGSYASQIQGALYIIGGVGFILIGASFVSADLRARLERLLSFSPAEGIVSKKGIAYDFALGSALGATWLGCIAPYVGFAVITAALTGEILKGVVVMGTYGLGMGLTVYLITMSKDLGEWINRKLLSRGVSLGGKSSRWELALGLALIVLGMLMLTEVTPLKLWSKLFESLSQL
- the galT gene encoding galactose-1-phosphate uridylyltransferase: MRELRYNPLTGQWVMVSAVRKKRPWRPKDYCPFCPGSEETGYGWEVLILPNRFPMLSFDAPRPENAGFYKKARAIGQCSVIVETPEHDLKDLDWLTHEQMAKVVKLWKNVTEELKKNPKVAYLAIFRNKGEEIGVSLIHPHGQLYALPFIPLKARLKLENSRNYYNRHGECLFCRILEEELKGERLIYENGSFAVFMPFFASWPFEIHIYPKRHVQWLTQLEENEVEDLAEAIRVATGTLNEVLGRDMPYSMMVLQAPFKGNYEFYHLHIEFYPILRDNGKIKYAAGIEMGTWEFTYDGVPEENAEKLREACKKVLGRLGAKGGCPEAVE